One Coffea arabica cultivar ET-39 chromosome 5e, Coffea Arabica ET-39 HiFi, whole genome shotgun sequence DNA segment encodes these proteins:
- the LOC113687510 gene encoding putative late blight resistance protein homolog R1A-3 translates to MASSCLTCISAILDDLQLLEDLCPKAPDWEDELIDLRTLKIFLGTFRPFLLSVRKWGDDDDANLGALVVRMKDYISKLGQAIHKFYLTSVEDGYRTDHDIDIPDDLEEEESSLKQEIKDLDSSSRLSSKSLAKKDDLMDVMDSLLESLRYVCLIDVLEDDEEQELWEDLEEKLTFLKNFICFVSLHGIDDGQLGPLLTHTKSVAVNTAHNYLLWGFRSFRPEENPVRDLLPKIIPVEPEVHRTCFQALIASKISRQPYEKKDEHIFRVFIDTLLIYLWEILTTGACVMISLKDRLKMVYDGLRSLRIILKGNPDVFDEKMRYLTGLLLCDAGVVIFSLSLNEIKDGSVKEMDLESFHDFLKRIKLIKAIVAEKYPETSPSSKFPRTNELGFIDFLLKYIRDLTNPDAHSVALSSYPIHAIHEELVYLRSFSGRIVELRNEDQELQALWDRVVEVAYKIEFLIDSLLVGDILDSSSISFDSVVEEIKIIKAAALNIFDRKTLDLKVKEATKRPNNMPSQGSMPIINDMIVGLEDEATSIINRLTRGSSLLQIVPIVGMPGLGKTTLAKKVYNNPLVTSHFYTCAWCTVSQVYHRKNLLLEILTGIHSKLPDKFSEMCEEDLAAEVRRGLLRTRYLIVLDDIWDAEAWKGLEASFPDNQNGSRVIVTSRKSDVAASRDELDEGPHFLRPLTPDESRDLLNMKLFPGNDLPPPELCELQMKIVEMCRGLPLTIIILAGILANENQHGWKELVDGLSSRIVSSTEQCSAAIELSYKNLPDNLKQCFLYFGAFPEDHEHTAEKLIWLWGAEGFTQKTQFKSAEDVANDFLMDLIHRSLIIVSKQRSIGGVKACRIHDLLHEFCVTKGKEENFLQLVRGYDEIYTFRVPRNLRRLCINSNPEHFCKSRLFAPTIHSLIHSDGGKRHRHCAFEISSIFGIFKLVRVLELSNINLGTTFPRELEVLVQLRYLANLGNMESIPSSIANLSNLETFIVETFRGVVLLPDTIWNLKKLRHLQIRNFMLPADNLDTAADLCDLNTISGVSFHSLDIIRKVFRKIPNIHKLKCILVWGNEHNWVSADKILVLDFPSGLESLNLMFDQYTRLPCQFEFQFPLAIRKLTLSGFLFPWSKISAIENLPNLEVLKLLDRAFKGEIWNMEKEGFPKVRFLKIDDLDVGKWTAYEGVDCFPSLQKLALISCRSLKEIPSCLGSSTLEIIEVSHCPFSASFMVPLQEEQMDLGNTDLKILNKSDY, encoded by the coding sequence ATGGCCTCCAGTTGTCTTACTTGCATTTCCGCCATCTTGGATGATCTGCAGTTGCTGGAGGATCTGTGTCCTAAAGCTCCAGATTGGGAGGACGAGCTCATTGACTTGAGGACATTAAAAATATTTCTAGGAACTTTCAGACCATTTCTTCTATCTGTGAGAAAGTGGGGCGATGATGATGATGCAAATCTGGGAGCACTGGTTGTCAGGATGAAAGATTACATTTCCAAACTGGGACAGGCGATTCACAAGTTCTATCTTACTAGTGTGGAAGATGGATATCGTACGGATCATGATATAGATATCCCCGACGATCTAGAAGAAGAAGAGTCATCCCTCAAACAAGAAATCAAGGATTTAGACAGCTCATCAAGGTTGTCTAGCAAGTCCCTGGCAAAGAAAGATGACCTAATGGATGTCATGGACTCTCTTCTGGAGAGCCTTCGGTACGTTTGCTTAATAGATGTCTTAGAAGATGATGAAGAGCAGGAACTATGGGAAGACTTAGAAGAGAAGCTaacatttttgaaaaacttcatcTGTTTTGTTTCACTTCATGGCATCGATGATGGGCAATTGGGACCTTTACTGACTCACACTAAATCTGTCGCTGTGAACACAGCACACAATTATCTCCTGTGGGGCTTTAGATCATTCCGGCCAGAAGAAAATCCTGTTCGGGACCTGCTGCCGAAGATCATTCCTGTAGAACCCGAAGTCCATAGGACTTGTTTCCAGGCCCTGATTGCTTCAAAGATATCAAGACAACCATACGAGAAAAAAGATGAGCACATATTCAGAGTCTTCATCGATACTCTCCTAATCTATCTTTGGGAGATACTAACGACTGGAGCTTGTGTTATGATTTCTTTGAAGGAtcgattgaaaatggtttatgaCGGGTTGAGGTCCTTGAGAATCATTCTCAAGGGGAACCCCGACGTGTTTGATGAGAAAATGAGATATCTTACTGGACTCCTGCTCTGTGATGCAGGAGTTgttattttttccctttctctcaACGAAATTAAAGATGGATCAGTCAAGGAAATGGATCTGGAATCTTTTCATGATTTCCTGAAAAGGATAAAGCTTATCAAGGCAATAGTTGCAGAGAAATATCCAGAAACATCACCATCATCCAAGTTTCCTCGGACTAATGAGTTGGGATTTATCGATTTTCTTCTAAAATATATCCGAGATTTGACAAATCCTGATGCTCATTCAGTTGCTCTTTCAAGCTATCCAATTCATGCAATCCATGAAGAACTTGTTTACCTACGCTCCTTCTCGGGAAGAATTGTGGAATTGCGCAATGAAGATCAGGAGCTTCAAGCACTTTGGGATCGTGTTGTTGAGGTGGCATACAAGATAGAATTTCTTATCGACTCCTTGTTGGTTGGAGACATTCTAGATTCTTCTTCAATCTCATTTGATTCCGTTGTAGAAGAAATTAAGATCATCAAAGCCGCGGCCTTGAACatttttgatagaaaaacacTTGATCTCAAAGTTAAGGAAGCTACCAAGAGACCAAATAACATGCCATCACAGGGAAGCATGCCAATAATCAATGACATGATCGTGGGATTGGAGGATGAGGCAACCTCAATAATCAATCGACTCACAAGAGGATCCTCCCTTCTGCAAATTGTCCCCATTGTAGGTATGCCAGGACTTGGCAAGACAACTTTAGCTAAAAAAGTTTACAATAATCCTTTAGTTACATCGCATTTTTATACATGTGCTTGGTGTACTGTCTCTCAAGTGTATCACAGAAAAAATCTGTTACTTGAAATTTTGACTGGTATTCACTCCAAACTTCCTGACAAATTTTCTGAGATGTGTGAAGAAGATTTGGCTGCAGAAGTCAGAAGAGGTCTGCTAAGGACTAGATATCTCAttgttttggatgatatatgggACGCCGAAGCATGGAAGGGATTGGAAGCATCATTCCCTGACAATCAAAACGGCAGTAGAGTGATCGTGACAAGTCGAAAGTCTGATGTTGCTGCTTCGAGAGATGAACTTGATGAAGGGCCTCATTTCCTCCGTCCGCTGACTCCTGATGAGAGCCGGGACTTGCTAAACATGAAGTTATTTCCTGGAAATGATTTGCCTCCGCCAGAATTATGCGAACTGCAAATGAAAATCGTGGAAATGTGTCGAGGACTGCCACTTACAATCATCATTCTAGCTGGAATTCTGGCAAATGAGAACCAACATGGTTGGAAAGAACTTGTGGATGGTTTAAGTTCAAGAATCGTCTCTAGTACAGAACAATGCTCTGCTGCAATAGAGTTGAGTTACAAGAACTTACCAGATAATTTGAAGCAATGCTTTCTATACTTCGGAGCATTTCCAGAAGACCATGAACACACTGCTGAGAAGTTGATTTGGTTATGGGGGGCTGAAGGATTTACCCAGAAAACTCAGTTCAAGAGTGCAGAGGATGTGGCAAATGATTTCTTAATGGATCTTATCCACAGAAGCTTGATCATTGTTTCCAAGCAAAGGTCCATTGGTGGTGTCAAAGCTTGTCGCATTCATGATTTGCTGCATGAGTTTTGTGTGACAAAAggcaaagaagaaaattttctgcAGCTGGTGCGTGGGTATGATGAAATATATACTTTCAGAGTGCCACGCAACCTACGCCGCCTATGCATCAACTCTAACCCAGAGCACTTTTGCAAGTCCAGGTTATTTGCTCCCACAATCCATTCTCTAATACACTCCGATGGAGGTAAAAGGCACCGACATTGTGCATTTGAGATTTCATCCATTTTTGGTATCTTCAAACTTGTTAGAGTGTTAGAATTGAGCAACATAAATCTAGGTACTACTTTTCCTAGAGAACTAGAAGTACTGGTTCAATTGAGGTACTTGGCAAATCTAGGAAATATGGAGTCAATTCCATCTTCTATAGCCAATCTCTCAAATTTGGAGACTTTCATCGTGGAAACATTTCGTGGGGTTGTTTTACTGCCTGATACTATATGGAATCTGAAGAAGCTAAGGCACTTACAGATAAGGAACTTTATGTTACCCGCAGACAATCTTGACACAGCTGCAGACTTGTGTGATTTGAATACCATCTCCGGTGTGTCTTTTCATTCTTTGGATATCATCCGCAAGGTATTCAGAAAAATTCCTAATATCCACAAGCTGAAATGCATTCTCGTTTGGGGTAATGAACATAATTGGGTTTCAGCAGACAAGATTCTAGTACTTGACTTTCCAAGTGGACTAGAATCACTGAATCTGATGTTCGATCAGTATACACGTCTTCCTTGCCAGTTTGAGTTTCAATTCCCTTTGGCAATCAGAAAGTTGACTCTATCCGGTTTTCTTTTCCCTTGGAGCAAAATTTCAGCTATCGAAAATCTTCCCAATCTGGAGGTTCTCAAATTACTTGATCGAGCCTTCAAGGGGGAAATATGGAACATGGAAAAAGAGGGCTTCCCTAAAGTAAGATTCCTGAAAATAGATGACTTGGATGTTGGCAAGTGGACTGCCTACGAGGGCGTGGACTGTTTTCCAAGTCTACAGAAACTAGCATTGATAAGCTGTCGCTCTTTAAAGGAGATCCCTTCTTGTTTGGGGAGTTCGACTCTTGAAATTATCGAGGTGTCTCATTGTCCCTTCTCTGCAAGTTTTATGGTGCCACTGCAGGAAGAACAAATGGACTTGGGAAATACAGACCTGAAGATCCTTAATAAGTCAGACTACTAA
- the LOC113687511 gene encoding putative late blight resistance protein homolog R1A-3, which yields MNRKKGLTDDDQGRRGMGDPPESGHRIPEAAGKWKCECTRRVAIQNAQEEAEVANGTEGNLVPPIYRGRKENPVQDLLPKIIPVEPEVHRTCFQALIASKISRQPYEKKDEHIFRVFINTLLIYLWEILKTGGCVMMSLKDRLKMVYDGLRSLRIILKGNPDVFDEKMRDLTGLLLCDAGLVIFSLSLDEIKDGSVKEMDLESFQNFLKRIKLIKAIVAEKYPETSPSSKFPRTNELGFIDFLLKYIGDLTNPDAHSVALSNYRIHAIHEELVYLRSFLGRIVELRNKDQELQALWDRVVEVAYNIEFLIDSLLDGDILDSSSISFDSVEKEIKIIKAVALNISDRKTLDLNVKEVTKRPNNMPSQGSMPIINDMIVGLEDEATSIINRLTRGSSQLQIVPIVGMPGLGKTTLAKKVYNNSFVTSYFYTRAWCTVSQVYHRKNLLLEILTCIHSKPPTNFSEMCEEDLAAEVRRGLLRTRYLIVLDDIWDTEAWNELEASFPDNRNGSRVIVTSRKSDVAAPIDKLGEGPHFLRPLTPDESWDLLNMKLFPGNDLPPPELCELQTKIVEMCQGLPLTIVILAGILANEDQHGWKELVDGLSSRIVSSIEQCSAAIELSYKNLPDNLKPCFLYFRAFPEDHDHTTKKLIWLWEAEGFTQKTEFKSVEDVANDFLMDLIHRSLVIVSKQSSIGGVKACRVHDLLHEFCVTKGKEENFLQLVRGYDEIYTFRVPRNLRRLCINSNPEHFCKSRLFAPTIHSLIHSYGGKRLRRCGLELSSIFGIFKLVRVLELSNINLGTAFPRELELLVQLRYLAILGAMRSIPSSIDNLSNLETFIFNMVVQTILLPDTIWNLKKLRRLQITDFELSTDNLDTAADLYDLNTFSGLSLSSWATIRKVFRKIPNIHKLKCTLVAGNEHNWVSADKILVLDFLSGLESLNLMFHHDTWLPNPCQFEFQFPLATRKLTLSGFRFPWSKISAIENLPNLEVLKLRCDAFKGEIWNMEKEGFPKVRFLEISALDIVKWTAYEGVDCFPSLQNLVLISCGSLKEIPSCLGSSTLEIIEVSHCPFSASFIEPLQEEQMDLGNADLKIDISSHEDEMDY from the exons ATGAATCGCAAAAAGGGACTTACTGATGATGATCAAGGCAGAAGAGGGATGGGAGACCCGCCGGAATCTGGGCACAGGATACCGGAAGCTGCTGGAAAATGGAAATGCGAATGCACAAGGAGAGTGGCAATTCAAAATGCACAAGAGGAAGCGGAAGTGGCAAATGGAACAGAGGGGAATTTGGTGCCCCCTATTTATAGGGGGAGGA AAGAAAATCCAGTTCAGGACCTGCTGCCGAAGATCATTCCTGTAGAACCCGAAGTCCATAGGACTTGTTTCCAGGCCCTGATTGCTTCAAAGATATCAAGACAACCATACGAGAAAAAAGATGAGCACATATTCAGAGTCTTCATCAATACTCTCCTAATCTATCTGTGGGAGATACTAAAGACTGGAGGTTGTGTTATGATGTCTTTGAAGGAtcgattgaaaatggtttatgaTGGGTTGAGGTCCTTGAGAATCATTCTCAAGGGGAACCCTGACGTGTTTGATGAGAAAATGAGAGATCTTACTGGACTCCTCCTCTGTGATGCAGGACTTgttattttttccctttctctcgACGAAATTAAAGATGGATCAGTCAAGGAAATGGATCTGGagtcttttcaaaatttcctgAAAAGGATAAAGCTTATCAAGGCAATAGTTGCAGAGAAATATCCAGAAACATCACCATCATCCAAGTTTCCTCGGACTAATGAGTTGGGATTTATCGATTTTCTTCTAAAATATATCGGAGATTTGACAAATCCTGATGCTCATTCAGTTGCTCTTTCAAACTATCGAATTCATGCAATCCATGAAGAGCTTGTTTACTTACGCTCTTTCTTGGGAAGAATTGTGGAATTGCGCAATAAAGATCAGGAGCTTCAAGCACTTTGGGATCGTGTTGTTGAGGTGGCATACAATATAGAATTTCTTATCGACTCCTTGTTGGATGGAGATATTCTAGATTCTTCTTCAATCTCATTTGATTCtgttgaaaaagaaattaagaTCATCAAAGCTGTGGCCTTGAACATTTCTGATAGAAAAACACTTGATCTCAATGTTAAGGAAGTTACCAAGAGACCAAATAACATGCCATCACAGGGAAGCATGCCAATAATCAATGACATGATCGTGGGATTGGAGGATGAGGCAACGTCAATAATCAATCGACTCACAAGAGGATCATCCCAACTGCAAATTGTCCCCATTGTAGGTATGCCAGGACTTGGCAAGACAACTTTAGCTAAAAAAGTTTACAATAATTCTTTTGTTACATCGTATTTCTATACACGTGCTTGGTGTACTGTCTCTCAAGTGTATCATAGAAAAAATCTGCTACTTGAAATTTTGACTTGTATTCACTCCAAGCCTCCTACCAATTTTTCTGAGATGTGTGAAGAAGATTTGGCCGCAGAAGTTAGAAGAGGTCTGCTAAGGACTAGATATCTCAttgttttggatgatatatgggACACTGAAGCATGGAATGAATTGGAAGCATCATTCCCTGACAATCGAAATGGAAGTAGAGTGATCGTGACAAGTCGAAAGTCTGATGTTGCTGCTCCGATAGACAAACTTGGTGAAGGGCCTCATTTCCTCCGTCCGCTGACTCCTGATGAAAGCTGGGACTTGCTAAATATGAAGTTATTTCCTGGAAATGATTTGCCTCCACCAGAATTATGCGAATTGCAAACGAAAATCGTGGAAATGTGTCAAGGACTGCCACTTACAATCGTCATTCTAGCTGGAATTCTGGCAAATGAGGACCAACATGGTTGGAAAGAACTTGTGGACGGTTTAAGTTCAAGAATAGTCTCTAGTATAGAACAATGCTCTGCTGCGATAGAGTTGAGTTACAAGAACTTACCAGATAATTTGAAGCCATGCTTTCTATACTTTAGAGCATTTCCAGAAGACCATGACCACACTACTAAGAAGTTGATTTGGTTATGGGAGGCTGAAGGATTTACCCAGAAAACTGAGTTCAAGAGTGTAGAGGATGTGGCAAATGATTTCTTAATGGATCTTATCCACAGAAGCTTGGTCATTGTTTCCAAGCAAAGTTCCATTGGTGGTGTCAAAGCTTGTCGCGTTCATGATTTGCTGCATGAGTTTTGTGTGACAAAAggcaaagaagaaaattttctgcAGCTGGTACGTGGGTATGATGAAATATATACTTTCAGAGTGCCACGCAACCTACGCCGCCTATGCATCAACTCTAACCCAGAGCACTTTTGCAAGTCCAGGTTATTTGCTCCCACAATCCATTCTCTAATACACTCCTATGGAGGTAAAAGGCTCCGACGTTGTGGACTTGAGCTTTCATCCATTTTTGGTATCTTCAAACTTGTTAGAGTGTTAGAATTGAGCAACATAAATCTAGGTACTGCTTTTCCTAGAGAACTAGAATTATTGGTTCAATTGAGGTACTTGGCAATTCTAGGAGCTATGAGATCAATTCCATCTTCCATAGACAATCTCTCGAATTTGGAAACTTTCATCTTTAACATGGTTGTTCAGACTATTTTACTACCTGATACTATATGGAATCTGAAGAAGCTAAGGCGCTTACAAATAACGGACTTTGAGTTGTCCACAGACAATCTTGACACTGCTGCAGACTTGTATGATTTGAATACCTTCTCCGGTTTATCTCTTTCTTCATGGGCAACCATCCGCAAGGTATTCAGAAAAATTCCTAATATCCACAAGCTGAAATGCACTCTCGTTGCGGGTAATGAACATAATTGGGTTTCGGCAGACAAGATTCTGGTACTTGACTTTCTAAGTGGACTAGAATCACTGAATCTGATGTTCCATCATGATACATGGCTTCCAAATCCATGCCAGTTTGAGTTTCAATTCCCTTTGGCAACCAGAAAGTTGACTCTATCCGGTTTTCGTTTCCCTTGGAGCAAAATTTCAGCGATCGAAAATCTTCCCAATCTGGAGGTTCTCAAATTACGCTGTGACGCCTTCAAGGGGGAAATATGGAACATGGAAAAAGAGGGGTTCCCTAAAGTTAGATTTCTGGAAATATCTGCCTTGGATATTGTCAAGTGGACTGCCTACGAGGGCGTGGACTGTTTTCCAAGTCTACAGAATCTAGTATTGATAAGCTGTGGCTCTTTAAAGGAGATTCCTTCTTGTTTGGGGAGTTCGACTCTTGAAATTATTGAGGTGTCTCATTGTCCCTTCTCTGCGAGTTTTATAGAGCCACTTCAGGAAGAACAAATGGACTTGGGAAATGCTGATCTGAAGATCGACATTTCATCCCATGAAGATGAAATGGATTACTGA